The DNA window ACGCGGTTGAAGAGGTCTGCCATGATCCAGTGATCGTGCCGGGCGAGTCCCTGCGGTGGAATGACCTGGTCTTTCCATTGAGCCCAGCGGCCGCTGTTCGTGAACGACCCGTCCTTCTCGATCCAGTGGGTCGCCGGGACCATGAAGACTTCGGTCTGGATGTGGCTCGATTCCAGTCCGGGCGCGTGCCAGAACTCCGAGCTCGTCGTCGGCAGCGCGTCCATCACCACCAGCCACTTGAGCTTGGACAGCGCTTCCAGCACCTGGTTGGAGTCGGGCCCGATGCTCGTCGCGGTCATCCCGCTGAGAATGACGCCCTCCATCTTGCCCCGCAGCGCCTGATCGTAGATGGAGATCCACGACGAGTTCCCCGCGGGCTTCGGGATGTAGTCGAACGCGAACTCGTTGTCCTTGGTCGCGGCGTCGCCGTACCACCCTTTGAGCAGGCTGATCATGAACTTCTTGTAGTTTGTCCCGAAGTAGTTCCAGGAGTTGGGGTCCGATTTCTTCGGCGCCTTCTCCTTCACGTAGTCCGCCAGGTTCTTCTCGCCCGGTGAGGGAATCGCGAGGTAGCCCGGCAGGATGTCCCACGAGATCGCGTGGTCGGTGTTGCCCTGGATGTTCGCGTGGCCGCGCTCCGCGTTCATGCCGCCGCCCGGCCGGCCGATGTTGCCGAGGAGCAGCTGCAGCACCGCGCCGGAGCGGATCAACTGCACGCCGGTGGTGTGATGGGTGAGGCCGACCGCGTAGACGATCGTCATCACCTTGTCGGGACGGCCCATCTCCCCGACGACCGCGGCGACCTTCAGGAATTCGTCCTTCGGAATGCCCGTGATCGACGAGACCATCTCCGGCGTGTAGCGAGCGTAGTGCGTCTTGAGCAATTGAAAGACCGAGCGCGGATGCGCAAGCGTCATGTCTCGCTTGGCGAATCCCTGCGCGTCGGTCTCGTACGCCCACGTGGCGGTGTCGTAGGTGCGCTTATCCGGGTCGTAGCCGGAGAAGAGGCCGTCCGTGAAACCGTAGCCTTCCTTGACGAGCCACGACGCGTTCGTGTAGTGCGCCACGTACTCGGCGTGGTGGAGGTTGTGCTGCAGCGCGTAGTTGATCAGCCCGCCGAAGTACGCGACGTCGGTGCCGGTCCGGATGCGGAGGTAGGTGTCCGCCACCGCCGAGGTCCGGGTGAACCTCGGATCGGCGTGGATGATCTTGGCTCCGCCGCCCTTGCCCGGACCGCGCTTCGGATCGAGCTTGGCGCGCATGAACCACTGGAAGCCCACGGGGTGGGCCTCCGCGGGGTTCGCGCCGTTGATCAGAATCAGGTCGGCGTTCTTGATGTCCCTCCAATGGTTTGTCATTGCTCCTCTTCCGAACGTGGCGGCCAGACTGACCACCGTAGGCCCGTGTCAGACACGGGCCTGCTGTTCCAAGTACACCGCCCCGAGCCCGCGCATCAGCTTGGTCGCGAAGTACCCCTCCTCGCTGCTGAACGCGGCCCCGCCGGCGAAGGCGATCCCATCGCAGCGGTTGACGGTGTTGCCCTTCGCGTCCTGTGTGACGAACGTCCGGTCGCGGGAATCCTTCATGAGCCGCGCGATCCGGTCGAGCATGAAGTCCCACCCGACCGGCTCCCAAGCCTTCGCGCCCGGCGGGCGGTGCAGCGGTTGCTCGACCCGCCGGCTGGAGGTCGCCAGCGACATCGCGGTGGCGCCCTTCGGGCAGAGCCGGCCTTCGGTGATCGGGCTGTCGGGGTCGCCCTCGATTTGGAGGATCTCGACGCTGCCGTCGGCATGCTTGCGGGTAAAGGCGATGAGCGAGCAGCCGACCGCGCAGTAGGGACAGACCGAATGCGACTCCGTCGCCCCGGCGATGTGGAGCTGTTGTTGGACCTGCGTGGCCTCGGCGAGATCAAATCCCAGCGCCGAGACCGCCGCCGTGCCCGCGCCGGCGGCCGTCAACTTGAAGAACCCACGACGGGTGACCGTGCTCATCGCGCGCCCCCTTATGGGATTAACTCTGATGCAACTCGCGGTAAGGCTCGTCGGGATGACTGAGAGCGGGGATCAACGGCCTGGAGACCGGTTCCGTACGAGTCGCCGTAGGAACGCTCCCTTCGAAGCCGCTGCTGATAATGCATCCTTAACACGCTTTTTTTCCCTATTGCGGCATATCCTCCTTCGAATTGCGGCGTATCCCCCCGCCGAGATACCGTCCCCCCGCGCGAGGCGCGGGGCAGGCCCGCGCGAGGCGCGGGGAGGAGGCGCCGGCCGTACCACAGTGGAAAAGACCGGCCGTGGCGGCTCACGGCGCGCCGGGCGCCGACCTGCAAGAAGTCCTCGAACGCCTCCTGGCGGTGGCCCGGCCGCTTCCGGCCGAGACTGTGTCGGTCTGGGAGGCGGCGGGCCGGATCGTTGCGACTCGCCTGCGCGCGCCCGTTGCCGTGCCCCGTATCTCCCGCGCCGCGATGGACGGCGTCGTGTGCCACGATGGCGACGTCCGCGGGGCCGCCGAGGGCCGGCCCGTGACGTTGAAAATCACCGGGACATCGGTCATGGGCGAGCCCCCGGGCCCCGGGCCCGCGCGGGGCGAAGCATGGACCATTACTACCGGCGCGCCCATCCCGCGTCGCGGGGACCGCGTGCTCCCGCTCGAGGCCGTCCGCACCGACGGTGCCGCGATCTACGTCGAACGGAGCGTGCCGCGCAAGCGCCATGTCGCCGGCCCCGGCGAGGACATTCAACCCGGCGACGTGCTGGCCTCGCCGGGTGAGCCGATCCCGCCCGCGGCCGCCGGGGCCATGGCGGCATCCGGGGTCGGCGCGGTCTCCGTGCATCGCCGGCCGCACGTCGCGCTCGTCGCGACCGGCAACGAACTGGTGGAGCTCACCGCCGGGGATCCTCCGCCGCCGCCCGGCTGCATTGTCAACAGCAATGCGGTCATGCTCGCCGGCGAACTCGCCGCCGCGGGCTGCGCCGTGGACTACCGGGGCATTCTGCCCGACCGGCCGCGCGAGCTGGCGCGCGCCTTCGCCGCGATGCGGAACCGTTACGACGTCGTGCTGTCCACCGGCGGCGTGTCGGTGGGCCGGCACGATCTCGTGCATCGGACCTGGCTCGACCTGGGCGCCCGGCGGTACGCCGGCCGCGTCGAGTTGAAGCCGGGCGGTCCGTTCTTCGCCGCGCGGGCGGGACGCACGTGGGCGATCGGCCTCTCGGGCACGCCGGTCGCGTGCCTGGCCGCGTTCCACCTGCTCGTCCGGCCGGTGCTGCGGCGGCTGGCCGGCGCGCGCTTCGCCGTCCGGCCGGTTGAGCTGCTGGCCCTCGACGGCGGATGGCCGCTGGCGACCGACCGGTTCCGCGCGGTATGGGGACGCCTCGACGCGGAGCGCGGCGGGCGGACGGTCCACGCGTTGACGAATTCCTCCCTCGGCCGTCTCACGCTGCTGACCGCGGCCGACGCGCTCGTGCTGTTGCCCGCGGGAACGCCGCCGCTTGCCCCCGGATCGCCCGTCGCAGTTCTCCGCCTGGACCGCCCGGAGGACCGCGAATCCCTGCGCCTTCCCGCCTCGACGCCGGGCCCGCTCGTCATCGGCGTGCTGGGCGCGTCCGGCAGCGGCAAGACGGCGGTCGTCGCCGGGCTCATTACACGTTTCACGGCACGCGGCCTTCGGGTGAACGCGGTGAAGCACGCCGCGCACGGCTTCCAGATCGACCGCCCGCAGAGCGACAGCGCGCGCATGCTGGACGCGGGCGCGGCGCGCGTCGTGCTGGCCGGCCCATCCGAAACCACGGTGCGGATCGCGGGCGAGATGGCGTTGTCATCGTTGCTCCGAGGCCCGGCCCGTGGCGGCGGACCCGCCGCGCCGGACCTCGTCCTTGTTGAAGGCTTCGGGGCGGCGGGCCATCCCGTGATCCAGGTGGGATCGCCCAAGCCGGACGCGGATTCCGGCGAGCCGTGGATGACGATTCCCGCCGTCACCGCGTTGTCCGATGCCGCACTCGAAACGACGCTTGATCGCATCGCCGCCAGGATCGTGACGCTGCTCCCTCGGGTGCCCGCGCGCGGCTGACCGGCCGGTGTTGACTCCGGCAGTATAATAGGTAGGCGTGATTCCCGGATGGAGGTGGACGCATGACCCGGAAGGCGGTACGTGGGCGGAAATCGACGGCACGGGCGAAGACACGGACGGCCGCCCGGACGACAACCCGGACCGGCCGCAAGACGGCCAGCGCCCGCGCGTCCAAGCCCGCGACCCGCCTGCCCCGCCCGCCCCGCGTCAGCCGGGGCGACAGCCGGGGGACGTCCGCCAAGCCCGGGACACCGGTGACCCCCCGCAACGGTCAGGTCCTCGAGACCGAGGCGACGCATGAGCCGGTCCAGACCGCACAGCACGAGGACGACGAGGATTTGGACTGGCTCGGCGAGGACGAAGACCCCCGCAGTCAGATCGTCGAGGATGACGACGAGTGGGAGCCCCAGGGCGACGACGAGTGGTAACCGCTAGGGGCACGGGACCCTCCCGCACTCAGATGTGAACGGCCTGCGCGAGCAGATCGCGGCCTGCACCCGGCTTCTCGCCGACCTGGGAATCCTCGACTACAGCGGCCACGTCAGCGCGCGGCTGCCGGGACGCGACGCCTTCCTGATTCAGCCGTTCGACCAACGCCGCGCCGGGCTCGACCCCGACGACCTGTTGACGTGCGATTTCGACGGCGCCGTGCTCGCGGGCCCGGTCCGACGCGGCACGGCGGAAATCCGGCCGCCGGCGGAAGTGTATCTGCACGGTGAGATCCTGCGGGCCCGCCCGGACGTCCACGCGGTGGCGCACCTGCACGACGAGTTGAGCACCGTGTTCACGCTCGTAGAGGGTGTCGCCCTGACGGCGGTCAAGAACCACGCCGCGCGCTGGGCGGACGGCATCCCGATCCACCCCGATCCCGGGCACGTCGGCGACTCCGCGCGGGGACGCGCGGTGGCCGCGACGCTCGCGGACCATCACGCCCTGCTGATCCGCGCCCACGGCCAGGTGGTCGTGGCCGAGAGCGTACCGGCCGTCTTCGCCGACGCCGTGCACTTCGTCGAGAACGCCGCGGCGATGTATCGGGCCGCCCTCCTCGGGCGCGTGCTGCCGCTGCGCGCGGAGGAGATCAGGGACTTCCTGCGGGAGTTCGACCGTCCCCGCCACGTCGCCAAGTTGTGGCGCGACTACACCGGCCGCGGCCGGGCGCGCGGCGTGCTGCCGTCGGCCTGGAGACTCGAGGAGGACGGAGGCGCGGGACGCCGGCGGGCTACATCCCGCCCGCGGCGGTCGCGGCAATCCACCGGAAGAACCGGGTCTGCACCCACTTGACCGCCAGCACGTTGGCGATGCCGAAGAGCGAGGAAACCATGATCACCGCCAGCAGCCGGCCGGTTTCGAACGCGGACCCGAAGTGGAGCAGCAGGAAGCCGAGTCCGACGAAACTGACCTCCATCTCGCTGACGATCATGCCGATGATTGCGAGACCGGCCGAGATCCGGACGCCGGTCAGAATGTACGGCACGGCGGCGGGAAGGCTGATGCAGCGCACGATCTGCGCCTCCGACAACCCGAACGCCATGCCGACCTCCACGTAACCGCGGTTCACGTTCTTGATGCCGGCGAGGGTGTTGAGCAGCACGGGCCACAGCGTGACCAGGAAGATGAACAGGAGCCGCGCCTTGATGCTGATGCCCACCCAGATGACGAGTAGCGGGATCACGACGACCAGCGGGGTGGCGTTGAAGAAGTTGACGTACGGCGCGAGGACCGTCTCCACCGCCGCGTACCGGCCCATCAGCACCCCCAGCCCGATGCCGACGGTCAGGCCCGCGCACAGGCCCATCAACATCTCCTGAAGCGACTGCACCAGCGCCAGCTGCAGCGCCCCCCAACGGACGAGCCAGTAAAGATCCTGGGCGACCTCGGACGGCGTCGAGACGAGGATGGGGTTCAGGAACAACCCCGACAGCTGCCAGATCCCCAGCACGGCGAGGACGGCGAGGGCGGGCACGGTGTTGCGCGGAACGCGGCCCCCTCCCCGTGGGACGCCGGCGTCCCGCGCGGCGGCCCGAACGCTCACACCATCACCCCGCGGAGGACGTGGAGACGCTCGATGATGGACTCGCGGAGCGCGATGGCGCGGGGATCGGCCCGGACGTTGAACTCCCAGCGCGGATGGGGCATCCCGACGTCCAGCACCTCGGTCAGCCGGCCGGGCCCCGTCTGCATGAGCGCGATCCGGTCGGAGAGGAAGATCGCCTCGTCCACGTCATGGGTGACGAACACCACCGTCATCCCGAGCCGCCGCCACAACTTGGCGATCTCGATTTGGAGGACCTCCCGGGTAAAGTTGTCGAGGTGGCCGAAGGGCTCGTCCATCAGCAGCACCTTGGGCCGGATCGCGAGCGCGCGAGCCACGCCGACGCGCTGCTGCATGCCGCCGGACAGCGTGTACGGCGGGGCGCCGGCGACGGGCCGCAGTCCGACGAGCTCGAGGGTCTCGAGCGCCCGGCGCCGCCGCTCCTCGGGGCCGACCGCGCGCGCCACGAGGCCGATCTCCACGTTCTCCACGACCGAGCGCCACGGCAGCAGGTTGATGTCCTGAAAGACAAAGGCCATCTCCCGGGAGACGCCCTCCAGGCGCCGGCCGTCGAACACCACCTCTCCCCGCGACGGCGGGGTGATGCCGTCGATGATGCGTAGAAGGGTCGTCTTGCCGCAGCCGCTCGGCCCGACCAGGCTGAGGAATTCCCCCTCGCGGACCTCGAGGCTCACGTCCGCGAGCGCCCGCACCGCGCCGTGCACGCCGACATAATCCTTGTACACGTTCCGGACCTCGATCACGATCCCGCTCACCGGCGCTTCACCTCCGTCCCGCCGAGGTCGCGGCGATCCAGGGGAAGAGCCGGGCCTGGGTGCGCCGGAGCAGCCAGAACGCGAGCATCACCAGGGCGGTGCTCGACACGATGGCCGCGATCAGGTGACCGGTCTGAAAGTACGAGCCGTAGTTCTCGGTGAGACCTCCGAGCCCGGCCTCGCCGATTTCCTGCCCGGAGAGAATCATGCCGACGCCGGCCTGGGCCAGCGCCAGTCGGGCGCCGGCGAGAATGTAGGGCACCGCGGCCGGCAGGAAGATCTGCCGCGTGGCCTCAAACGGGCTGAGCCCGAAGGCCGCGCCGACCTCGGCGTACTGCCGGCTCACGTTCCGCACACCGCTCAGGGTGTTGATGAGCATGGTCCACAGCGAGATCACCACGATGAACGAGATGCGCGCCCAAAAGCCGATGCCGAACCAGATCTCCATGAGCGGCAGCAGCGCGATGGTCGGCGTGGCGTTGAAGAAATTGACGAACGGATCGAGGGTGCGCTCGAGCAGGTTGATCCGGCCCATCAGCACGCCGAGCGTGATCCCGAGCGTCGCCGCCACGCTGAACCCGAGGGCCATCTCGAAGGCGCTCTGGAGGAACGCCCGCGGCAGCGTGCCGGCGGCGACGAGTCCCACGAAGTCGCGCGCGACGATCGACGGCGTGGAGATGAAAATCCGGTTCAAGAACAGCCCGGACGCCTGCCACGCCGCGAACACGGCGAGGAGCGACCCGAACCGGAGCATCTCGTCCGGGCGCCATCCCGCCGCCCGCGCGCGGCGGCGGGCGGGGGCGGCCAGCACGCCGGTTGACGTCTCGCTCACCGCGGCGAACGGCTCCTAGGGTTGTCGGCGGTCCCGCGGACCGTCAATAGGCGCTCTCGTGGCTCTTGAACTGCTTGACGGCGGCGCTCCAGGGCGCCACGACCGCCCACTGCAGAAGCGGCCGGTCGCCCTCCCCTTTGATCTGGCCCTTCTTCATCGCGAAATCGTAGTTGAGCTTCAGCGTCGGCAGCGCCATGCCGCTGCCGTCGTCCGGCCACGGCTTGGCCTTTGCGAGGGAATCGTAGGCTCCCCCGGCCACTTCCTCGCTGTTGGAGTGCTTCGTGTAGTCCTGGGCGTACCGGACCCACGCCGCCCGGTCGGTGTCGAAGACTTTGGCCGCGCTCAGCCAGGCGAGGTCCAGCGCTTCCGCCGTCCCCGGATTCGCCTTGAGCCATGCCGGCGTGGCGCAAAAATAGCTGTCCGCGTACCAGGGCGCGATGTCCGCGGTCGCGCCGAGCACGTTGAAGTGGCCGGTCTTGTTGAGCTTCAGCAGGCCGTCCGCGTGAATGAACGCCGCGTCGACCCGGCCGAGCAGCATCTGGTTCACGGAGGCGCTGCTGGATCCCGTCAGGTCGATGCGGACGTCGGGGCGGGTCAGGTGAACCTGGGCGAGCGCGTTGTCGAGCAGGAAGTTGTCGGTCGAAGCGTCGGTGGCGATCGCGATCAGGTGACCCTTCAGTTGCCCGAGGCTCGACAAGGTCTTGGAGACCATCACGTAGTCGACGTGCACCTGGTTGTTGCCGAAGATGTCCAGGCCGGCGTTCAGGCAGGTGGGCATCGGCCCGGCCGTCGCGTTGAGCTGGCCGCTCACGACCGCCAGCTCCGTCGTGTTGCTGTTGCCGAGCTGAAGATCGGCGTTGGCGCCCCACTGCTTCAACTTCTGCACAGCAATGTAGACGACGGTGTCGGCGAGGTGGGTATCGCCCGCGGCGTTGCCCATGTGCACCGTAAGCCCGCGCAGGGCAGGCGTACCGTCGGCGTTGAACACGAGCGCGGCGGGCGACGAGACCCCCGCGGCGCCGGCGCCAGTTCCCGCCGCGGCCAGCGCCAGCGCGCACACGGCGGCGGCGGCGAACAGCCCCGTCCTGATTCTCGCTGTTGCGGATCTTCTCATCGGCGTCCACCCCCTGGAGAAGGTTCCGCCGGCGCCGGGCTCTCCGGCTTTCGAGCCCGTGCCGGGCCGGGCTTCCGATCCATGAACGAGGCCGGTTCGGAGGAGGTTCGATCCGGACGCGGCACACCCTTCGTGGCGCGGCGCGCGCCGGACGGGACGGGCCCGAGTCCCCGACCCAACGGACTTCAGGCTCGCGATTTGAAGGCGGCGGCGTGTTGCCGGAATCGCGGCATGACCGCCGTGGCCAGCAGTTCCATCGAGCGGCGCCACAACTCCGGCTGATCCCAATCGTGCCCGGTCACGAGCAGCGCGCCGAAGTGACCGATCTCGTCTCGGAGCGCCACCAGTTGGTCCAGGACGCGGTCCGGACTGCCGGCGATGACCTGCGCGCGCTTGATCCCGTCCACCGTGACGGCACCGTCCGGCATCTCCAGGTCCGGCTTGATCATGAACAGGGCCTTTCGGCCGACCCCGAAACTGTGGCGGAAGAACTCGTAGTAGTACGACAGCCCGTTGTCCGGATCGGTCAGATACGCCTCCGCCGCCGCGTTCGTGTCGGTGACGAGCACGCACCGGGCGACACGCCAGACGCAGGGGTCCGGCCGCCGGCCGGCCTGCTCGCAGCCTTCAGCATAGCGTTCCCAGTGGCTCCGCAGATACCGGCGGTTAAAGAAGTTGCCGGAGATCGGAATCCATCCCCGCTCCCCCGCGGCCCGCGCACTGGCCGAGTTGGGCGTCACGATGGAGAGGGCGATCGGCGGGTGGGGCCGCTGATAGGGCCGCAGCGCCCATCCGACCTTGAACTCCGGCCAAATCCCCTCCCGCAGGGCGATCGTCCACGCGTCGCCGCGGAGGTCGTAGGGCGGATCCTGCGTCCACAGCCTCAGAATCATCTCGACGGCTTCCGTCAGCATGCGCGTGCGGGCCTCGGCATCTGTGACGCCGAAGGCCTCCAGGTCGCTCACGAGCCCGCCCGAACCGACGCCCATGATGAACCGTCCGCGGCACAGATGATCGAACTGCGCGGCCCGCGCCGCCGCGCTGAGCGGATGCGTCTGGGGCAGGTTCAGGACACCGGTGCCGAACCGAATGGCGGGTGCCCGCTCGAGCACCGTCGCGAAGAACATCAGCGGATCGCTGATGCACTCCGTCCACGACGTGAAGTGCTCGCCGACGAAGACCTCGGTGAACCCGAGCCGGTCGGCCAGCACGACGGCCTCACGGTCTTCCTCGAGGACCGCGGCGTAGTTCCGGCTCGGATGGTGAAACGGCATCATGAACAGACCGAGCTCGACGTTCACGGCACCCTCCGCGACGGCCACGCGGTCCTAGTTTACAACGAGGACGGGATTCCCTCCGGCCGCCGCATCCGGCCGATCATCCTTCGCGCTCGACGGCCTGCCGGAGCCGCGCAAAGTCGTCCGGCGTGTCCACGTCCCACGCCTCGTCCGGCGCCAGCACCACCTCGGCCGCGCGATCCGGCCGCCCCGCGGCGAGGCCCCGCGCCCCGGTATCCCCGGTGAGCGCCGCCGCCTCCGCGAACAACGGGCGCGCGATCAGTGCCGGGACACCGGCGACGTCGCCGTACCGCGACAGGATCATGTCCTTCCCGGTCGCGCGGCGGGCCGCGATCAGACGGTCGATCGCGGGCGCGCCGACGCGGGGCTGATCGCCGAGCAACACGACGGCGGCCTCGCAGTCCGGAGGAAGCGCCGCGATCCCGGCCGCGAGCGACGTCCCCATCCCGTCGGCGTAGCGTGGGTTGTGCACGACCGCCGCGCCGAGGGATTCCGCTTCACGCCGCACGGCGTCGGCCCGCGCGCCCGTCACAACGAAGACGGCGTCGCATTGAGACGCCCGCGCCGCGGCGATCACGTGCGCGAGCAGCGTCCGGCCGGCGAGGGACAGCAAAACCTTGGGCCGGCCCATGCGTGTGGATTGTCCCGCCGCAAGGACGATCGCCGCGATCACGTTACGCCCGGAACGCGCCGGCCCACGCCGCGGGCCCGTACGGGCTCACGCCGTAGGCGCGTGGATGGGACCGCCGCGTTCCCGCAGGGACGCGATCTGCCGTGCGTTCCGCAGTGCGAGAATCTCCGCGAGAATGCTGAGGGCGATTTCCTCGGGCGACTCCGCGCCGAGGTCCACCCCGACCGGGCCGAAGAGCCGCGCGCGCTTCGCCTCGTCGACCGTCACTCCCTCGCGGGCGAGGTCGGCGAGCAGCCGGTCGGTCCGCGCCCGCGGTCCGAGCAGGCCGATGTACCGGGCCGGGGTCTCGAGCAGCCCGCGCAGCAGTGTCCGGTCGTGGAGAAAGTTGTGCGTCATCACGACGACGAACGTGTCGCGGTCGATGCGGACCTTGCGGGGCACGTCCGCGTCGTCGGCCAGCACGACTTCGTCCGCGCCCGGAAAGCGCGCGCGCGTCGCATAGGCCGGCCGGCTGTCGGCCACCATCACCCACCAGCCGAGTTCGTGCGCGAGCCGAACGACCGGGATCACGTCGTGCCCGGCGCCGCAGATCAGGAGCGGGAGCGGCGGCACCAGGACTTCCACAAACACGTCGGCGGACCCGCGGGGACCCTCGAGCGTGACCACGGCCGACTTGTGTGCGTCGAGCTGCGTCCGCGCCGCGGTCACGGCGCGCGCGTCGAGGGCCGGATCGCCGAGGGAGCCCTCGGGCGCGCCGTCCTCCGCGAGGTAGAGCCGGGCCCCGGGAGTCAGGCCGTCCGGTCCGGCGATCAACGTCGCGAGCACGAGCGTCTGGCGCTCGTCGATCGCCCGGCGCAGGCGCGCCAGCAGATCGCCCGGCACCGGCTCGATCAACACGTCGATGGCGCCGTTGCAACCCAGTCCGAGCCCCCACACCGCGTCGTCGTCCGACGTGAGATCGTACTGCGCGAGGCGGGTGCGGCCGGTCGCGAGGACGTCCCGCGCGATCTCGGCGATGTCGCCCTCCAGGCAGCCGCCGCTGACCGACCCGACGGTGCCGCCGTCCGCGCGAATCAGCAGCCGCGCGCCCTCCCGGCGGTACGTGGACCCGCGCACGCGGATGACGGTGCCGAGCGCGGCCCGCTCTCCGCGGGCCTGCGCCTCGGCCAGCGCATCGAGGATGTCCCGCAACTCCCTCATGCCACCCCTCCTCGCGCTATCTCGCGCTGGCGGGCGCGCGCGCCGGCGCCCGCCGGACCCCCCGCGCGCCACGGGGCCGGCGGAGGTGCCGTTCCAGCACGCGCAGGCTGGCGAGATTGTGGGCCGAGGCGAAGACGTCCACGAACGGCAGCGCGGCCGCCATCCCCTGAGTCACCGGCTCGTACCCGGGGCTGCCAAGCAGCGGGTTGAGCCAGATGACCTTGCCCGCCCGCGCCCGCAGCACGCGCATCGCCGACACCAGGACGTCGAGATCACCGGTGTCCCAGCCGTCGCTCGCCACCACGACGATCGTCCGGCCGTCTACCAGCGATCCGTACTGCTCGTTGAAGGTCCTTAGCGACGCGCCGATCTTCGTTCCGCCCGACCAGTCCGGCACGTAGCGCGACGCCTCCGCGAGCGCCCGGCGGATGTCGCGGTGCGCGAGTGCGTCGGTCACCCGCGTCAGCGACGTGCTGAAGAGGAACGACTCGACGCGCCCCACCACGCCCTGCAGCGCGTAGACGAACTGCACCAGGAACCGGCTGTAGACGTCCATCGAGCCGCTGACGTCGCAGAGCAGCACGATCCGGACCTTGCGGATCTTCCGGCGGCGCCAGACCAGCGCGGCGGCGTCCCCGCCGTACTGCAGGCTGCGCCGCATGGTGCGGCGGAGGTCGACGAGCTCGCCGCGACGCGCGGCGCGCATCCGCCGGGAGAGCCGCATCGCGATGCGGCGGGCGATGCGCATGATGAGCTCGGTGATGGCCTCGAGGTCGTCCGCGGCGAACGCGCTGAAGTCCTTGGCGGCGCGGAGCTCGGCGGGGCTGTACGCGGGCACGGAGCGCTCGTCCTCGGACGGACTGCCTTCCTCCGCCCAATCGGTGATCGCGACGTCGCCGCGCGCGGCCTCCGGCGCGGCGCCGGCGGCGTCGGTCTCGGCCGCGTCCTCGTCCGGTGAGGGCATCACCGGCCCGAACGCCGGGGCCTGCCAGAAGCGCTCGAATTCCTCATCGAACGCCGGCAGGTCTTCCGCGCGCGAGCAGAGCACGGTGCGCAGCGCGAGACGCACCGCGTCGCGGTCCGCGACGTCGATCGTCTCGAGTGAGGCGAGCGCGAGGCCGATCTCGGCCGGGCCGACGAGCAGGCCCCGGCCGCGCAGCCGCCGCCCGAAGAGCGTCAGGTTTGCTGCGAGGCTGCCGGGGCGCGCCCAGCGCAGCGGGGGATCAGCGCTGGGGAAGCTGGGCTGCCAGCGAGGTGGTTCGCTCGGGCGTCCATCCATCGCCGCTCGCCTCCGCCGTCTCCACCGCGTCGAGGATCGGACGCAGATACTGCGTCCGTACGCGGACGAGGTCCTCCTGATCCTTGCATAGGCAGCCGAGCGTTTCCGTGATCGCCTGCGGGTCGAGGTGATCGCGGTGGAGCGCCATCAGGGCGGCGCTCCAGTCGAGCGTCTCGGCGACGCCCGGCACCTTGTCCAGCGGCGCATGGCGCACCAGCTG is part of the bacterium genome and encodes:
- the fdnG gene encoding formate dehydrogenase-N subunit alpha, encoding MSTVTRRGFFKLTAAGAGTAAVSALGFDLAEATQVQQQLHIAGATESHSVCPYCAVGCSLIAFTRKHADGSVEILQIEGDPDSPITEGRLCPKGATAMSLATSSRRVEQPLHRPPGAKAWEPVGWDFMLDRIARLMKDSRDRTFVTQDAKGNTVNRCDGIAFAGGAAFSSEEGYFATKLMRGLGAVYLEQQARVUHGPTVVSLAATFGRGAMTNHWRDIKNADLILINGANPAEAHPVGFQWFMRAKLDPKRGPGKGGGAKIIHADPRFTRTSAVADTYLRIRTGTDVAYFGGLINYALQHNLHHAEYVAHYTNASWLVKEGYGFTDGLFSGYDPDKRTYDTATWAYETDAQGFAKRDMTLAHPRSVFQLLKTHYARYTPEMVSSITGIPKDEFLKVAAVVGEMGRPDKVMTIVYAVGLTHHTTGVQLIRSGAVLQLLLGNIGRPGGGMNAERGHANIQGNTDHAISWDILPGYLAIPSPGEKNLADYVKEKAPKKSDPNSWNYFGTNYKKFMISLLKGWYGDAATKDNEFAFDYIPKPAGNSSWISIYDQALRGKMEGVILSGMTATSIGPDSNQVLEALSKLKWLVVMDALPTTSSEFWHAPGLESSHIQTEVFMVPATHWIEKDGSFTNSGRWAQWKDQVIPPQGLARHDHWIMADLFNRVKTLYQKEGGRFPDPIMRLTMDYRDPVKPELDEIAQEINGKDLATGKRLATFAALKDDGTTAAGDWIYTGSYPESGNLMKRRAGIHDPAKNDPTGMGFYPNWAWSWPVNRRVLYNRASADLEGQPWDPARPGIQWSGQKWVGDVPDYPPAMNPKDPKAWLPFIMTGEGTGRLFSNTPLDGPFPEHYEPIESPVKNPLHPDQSENPAAFLYDKAAGRPSRFGTPEEFPYIGTTYRLTEHEHYVTQHVEHLVQLQPEAFVEIPDGLAKEKDIRNGDMVRVSSKRGKVEARALVTKRLGPLDVAGKRVWQIGIPIHWSFVGISAELHPEKSQHWLANVLTPFVGDATARTPEYKAFLVNLERLG
- the mobB gene encoding molybdopterin-guanine dinucleotide biosynthesis protein B, with the translated sequence MAAHGAPGADLQEVLERLLAVARPLPAETVSVWEAAGRIVATRLRAPVAVPRISRAAMDGVVCHDGDVRGAAEGRPVTLKITGTSVMGEPPGPGPARGEAWTITTGAPIPRRGDRVLPLEAVRTDGAAIYVERSVPRKRHVAGPGEDIQPGDVLASPGEPIPPAAAGAMAASGVGAVSVHRRPHVALVATGNELVELTAGDPPPPPGCIVNSNAVMLAGELAAAGCAVDYRGILPDRPRELARAFAAMRNRYDVVLSTGGVSVGRHDLVHRTWLDLGARRYAGRVELKPGGPFFAARAGRTWAIGLSGTPVACLAAFHLLVRPVLRRLAGARFAVRPVELLALDGGWPLATDRFRAVWGRLDAERGGRTVHALTNSSLGRLTLLTAADALVLLPAGTPPLAPGSPVAVLRLDRPEDRESLRLPASTPGPLVIGVLGASGSGKTAVVAGLITRFTARGLRVNAVKHAAHGFQIDRPQSDSARMLDAGAARVVLAGPSETTVRIAGEMALSSLLRGPARGGGPAAPDLVLVEGFGAAGHPVIQVGSPKPDADSGEPWMTIPAVTALSDAALETTLDRIAARIVTLLPRVPARG
- a CDS encoding class II aldolase/adducin family protein, whose protein sequence is MNGLREQIAACTRLLADLGILDYSGHVSARLPGRDAFLIQPFDQRRAGLDPDDLLTCDFDGAVLAGPVRRGTAEIRPPAEVYLHGEILRARPDVHAVAHLHDELSTVFTLVEGVALTAVKNHAARWADGIPIHPDPGHVGDSARGRAVAATLADHHALLIRAHGQVVVAESVPAVFADAVHFVENAAAMYRAALLGRVLPLRAEEIRDFLREFDRPRHVAKLWRDYTGRGRARGVLPSAWRLEEDGGAGRRRATSRPRRSRQSTGRTGSAPT
- a CDS encoding ABC transporter permease → MSVRAAARDAGVPRGGGRVPRNTVPALAVLAVLGIWQLSGLFLNPILVSTPSEVAQDLYWLVRWGALQLALVQSLQEMLMGLCAGLTVGIGLGVLMGRYAAVETVLAPYVNFFNATPLVVVIPLLVIWVGISIKARLLFIFLVTLWPVLLNTLAGIKNVNRGYVEVGMAFGLSEAQIVRCISLPAAVPYILTGVRISAGLAIIGMIVSEMEVSFVGLGFLLLHFGSAFETGRLLAVIMVSSLFGIANVLAVKWVQTRFFRWIAATAAGGM
- a CDS encoding ABC transporter ATP-binding protein → MSGIVIEVRNVYKDYVGVHGAVRALADVSLEVREGEFLSLVGPSGCGKTTLLRIIDGITPPSRGEVVFDGRRLEGVSREMAFVFQDINLLPWRSVVENVEIGLVARAVGPEERRRRALETLELVGLRPVAGAPPYTLSGGMQQRVGVARALAIRPKVLLMDEPFGHLDNFTREVLQIEIAKLWRRLGMTVVFVTHDVDEAIFLSDRIALMQTGPGRLTEVLDVGMPHPRWEFNVRADPRAIALRESIIERLHVLRGVMV